A part of Girardinichthys multiradiatus isolate DD_20200921_A chromosome 12, DD_fGirMul_XY1, whole genome shotgun sequence genomic DNA contains:
- the ulk1a gene encoding serine/threonine-protein kinase ULK1a isoform X1, with protein sequence MEAVGKFEFNRKDLIGHGAFAVVFKGRHTEKRDWEVAVKCINKKNLSKSHSLLGKEIKILKELRHENIVRLLDYQEMGGCIYLIMEYCNGGDLAEYLQTKGALSEDTIRAFLQQIAQAMKVLQSKGILHRDLKPQNILLCHPEGRKSCSINTSIKIADFGFARHLQINTMAATLCGSPMYMAPEVIMSQNYDAKADLWSIGTIVYQCLTGKAPFHASSPQELRLFYESNETLLPRIPKETSANLRHLLMGLLQRNHKERMSFDEFFHHPFLESSSSTKKCSPSPVIYTNSGSSSSSSSSSTSQLALPQHSDGELHQLQPKELRLPKQNPTGLQDEAKANQGSKSSPSCVEDYVMLPAELSSMTCEVEDGSPTEICLNNKGRSQLTRRGSGSLRRIPLSPSLLHSPPKPLGNPVTLNGRNCSPSVPIPVPTQIHNYHRMAQNLQPVKVAPLQCGWRRASCPGVVSNFPKLAKGGAQLEQSSPPAGMTPKTSEQTFPLSTKTGLLTGSPDAKVTASQKQPKRPNRTRTVPSPQCLDQSPGFHNNISRNPANKKGPFKRSLSTGRLSDMLLKAAFGANLLEEGCDQGFNWENSNDTTAPSTGCYKVFQFSDSPPPAVFAMGSPSQGNSPPDALVSRMLSCSPNYFNSGWILNACPLQQGSRRNSETEAMDAIPQSSLIFHPPELPEDTLMEQAHTDALSDLRFTLAFVTCVMELASSKGPAMDDFCSSDISFLEQSFVTDQISVLSKEWSYAEQLVLYMKAEEFLSSALHTAKENIKLGQLQTSSSVKQVIRKLNNLYKNCVTYCRSLNDRLQTFLLDKQKLMDHFNSLTAEKLIYGHTVQMIQSAALDEMFHYSASSVQRYNKALLLMEGLSRILTEQKDIDSIEKCKKCIERRLSALQT encoded by the exons ATGGAGGCTGTTGGGAAGTTTGAGTTCAACAGGAAGGACTTGATTGGTCACGGTGCCTTTGCTGTTGTGTTCAAAGGCAGACATACAGAG AAACGTGACTGGGAAGTTGCTGTAAAGTGCATTAACAAGAAAAACCTTTCCAAATCACACTCTTTGCTTGGGAAAGAAATCAAAATATTAAAG GAACTCAGACATGAGAATATTGTCAGACTACTCGACTATCAG GAGATGGGAGGATGTATTTATCTCATAATGGAG TACTGCAATGGAGGTGACCTGGCAGAGTATCTTCAAA CCAAAGGAGCACTTAGTGAGGATACGATCCGGGCATTCCTGCAGCAGATTGCACAGGCCATGAAAGTCCTGCAGAGCAAAGGCATCCTGCACAGAGACCTCAAACCCCAGAACATCTTACTCTGTCATCCAGAGGGGCGCAAGTCCTGCTCTATAAATACCAGCATTAAGATCG CTGATTTTGGGTTTGCACGGCACCTCCAGATAAACACTATGGCTGCTACACTGTGTGGCTCTCCCATGTATATG GCTCCTGAAGTCATCATGTCTCAGAACTATGATGCCAAGGCCGATCTGTGGAGCATAGGCACTATCGTATACCAATGTCTGACTGGAAAAGCCCCTTTTCAT GCCAGTTCACCACAAGAGCTCCGCCTGTTCTATGAAAGCAACGAAACTCTGTTACCCAG AATCCCAAAGGAGACTTCAGCTAACCTAAGACACCTGCTCATGGGCCTTCTGCAGAGAAACCATAAAGAGCGTATGAGTTTTG ACGAGTTCTTCCACCATCCTTTCTTGGAGTCAAGTTCGTCAACAAAAAAAT GTTCACCTTCTCCTGTAATCTACACCAACTCAGGCTCAAGCAGCTCAtccagcagctcctccacatctcAGCTCGCCTTGCCACAA CATTCCGATGGAGAGCTGCACCAGCTTCAGCCCAAAGAGCTGCGCTTGCCGAAACAGAACCCCACTGGCTTGCAGGACGAAGCAAAAGCCAATCAAGGCAGTAAAAGCTCGCCATCGTGTGTTGAAGATtacgtcatgctgcctgctgaGCTTTCCAGTATGACAT gtgagGTGGAAGATGGGTCACCCACTGAAATCTGCTTAAACAACAAAGG GAGGTCTCAGCTGACCAGGAGAGGTTCTGGATCCTTAAGAAGGATACCACTATCTCCTTCCCTCCTGCACTCTCCCCCTAAGCCTCTTGG CAATCCAGTTACATTAAATGGCCGCAACTGCAGCCCTTCGGTACCCATTCCTGTCCCAACTCAGATTCACAACTACCACCGTATGGCGCAGAACCTGCAACCAGTCAAAGTAGCCCCCCTGCAGTGTGGGTGGCGTAGAGCTTCATGTCCAGGTGTCGTTTCTAACTTTCCAAAACTGGCAAAAGGAGGAGCGCAACTAGAACAGTCCTCCCCACCAG CTGGAATGACCCCAAAGACCTCTGAGCAGACTTTCCCGCTCAGCACAAAAACTGGACTGCTGACTGGTTCTCCGGATGCAAAGGTCACTGCAAGTCAAAAG caacCCAAAAGGCCGAACCGAACCAGGACAGTGCCAAGCCCACAATGTCTCGATCAATCTCCTGGTTTCCACAACAACATCAGTAGGAACCCAGCCAATAAAAAGGGTCCCTTTAAAAG ATCCCTCAGCACTGGCAGACTTTCTGACATGCTGCTGAAAGCAGCATTTGGAGCTAATCTGCTTGAAGAAGGATGTGATCAGGGCTTCAACTGGGAGAACAGCAATGATACAACag CTCCATCTACTGGATGTTATAAAGTGTTTCAGTTCTCAGACAGCCCGCCTCCCGCGGTTTTTGCCATGGGTTCTCCATCGCAGGGAAACAGTCCTCCTGATGCTTTGGTTTCCAGAATGCTCTCAT GCTCTCCCAACTACTTTAACTCTGGATGGATACTGAACGCTTGTCCTCTCCAGCAAGGAAGCCGAAGAAACAGTGAAACTGAAGCCATGGATGCCATCCCACAAAGCAGTCTGATTTTCCACCCTCCAGAGCTCCCTGAAGATACCCTGATGGAG CAGGCTCATACAGACGCTCTGAGTGACTTACGTTTCACTTTGGCTTTTGTCACCTGTGTTATGGAGTTGGCTTCCTCAAAAGGCCCGGCGATGGATGACTTCTGCAGTTCTGATATTTCCTTTTTAGAGCAGAGCTTTGTGACAGATCAGATCAGCGTTCTGAGTAAAGAGTGGAG CTATGCAGAGCAGTTAGTGTTGTACATGAAAGCTGAAGAGTTTCTGTCCTCTGCACTGCATACTGCGaaggaaaacataaaactaGGCCAACTCCAGACCTCTTCATCGGTGAAACAAG TGATCAGGAAGCTCAACAACTTGTACAAGAACTGTGTAACCTATTGCCGCTCCTTAAACGATCGCCTTCAGACCTTCTTGCTTGACAAACAGAAACTCATGGACCACTTCAATAGCCTCACAGCAGAGAAGCTCATCTATGGCCACACTGTGCAAATG ATACAGTCTGCTGCTTTGGATGAGATGTTTCACTACAGTGCATCGTCAGTGCAGCGGTACAATAAAGCCCTTCTGCTGATGGAAGGTCTGTCCAGAATCCTCACAGAGCAAAAGGACATTGACAGTATTGAAAAAT gtaagaAGTGCATTGAGCGACGCCTTTCAGCTTTGCAGACATAA
- the ulk1a gene encoding serine/threonine-protein kinase ULK1a isoform X2, which produces MEAVGKFEFNRKDLIGHGAFAVVFKGRHTEKRDWEVAVKCINKKNLSKSHSLLGKEIKILKELRHENIVRLLDYQEMGGCIYLIMEYCNGGDLAEYLQTKGALSEDTIRAFLQQIAQAMKVLQSKGILHRDLKPQNILLCHPEGRKSCSINTSIKIADFGFARHLQINTMAATLCGSPMYMAPEVIMSQNYDAKADLWSIGTIVYQCLTGKAPFHASSPQELRLFYESNETLLPRIPKETSANLRHLLMGLLQRNHKERMSFDEFFHHPFLESSSSTKKCSPSPVIYTNSGSSSSSSSSSTSQLALPQHSDGELHQLQPKELRLPKQNPTGLQDEAKANQGSKSSPSCVEDYVMLPAELSSMTCEVEDGSPTEICLNNKGRSQLTRRGSGSLRRIPLSPSLLHSPPKPLGNPVTLNGRNCSPSVPIPVPTQIHNYHRMAQNLQPVKVAPLQCGWRRASCPGVVSNFPKLAKGGAQLEQSSPPAGMTPKTSEQTFPLSTKTGLLTGSPDAKVTASQKQPKRPNRTRTVPSPQCLDQSPGFHNNISRNPANKKGPFKRSLSTGRLSDMLLKAAFGANLLEEGCDQGFNWENSNDTTAPSTGCYKVFQFSDSPPPAVFAMGSPSQGNSPPDALVSRMLSCSPNYFNSGWILNACPLQQGSRRNSETEAMDAIPQSSLIFHPPELPEDTLMEAHTDALSDLRFTLAFVTCVMELASSKGPAMDDFCSSDISFLEQSFVTDQISVLSKEWSYAEQLVLYMKAEEFLSSALHTAKENIKLGQLQTSSSVKQVIRKLNNLYKNCVTYCRSLNDRLQTFLLDKQKLMDHFNSLTAEKLIYGHTVQMIQSAALDEMFHYSASSVQRYNKALLLMEGLSRILTEQKDIDSIEKCKKCIERRLSALQT; this is translated from the exons ATGGAGGCTGTTGGGAAGTTTGAGTTCAACAGGAAGGACTTGATTGGTCACGGTGCCTTTGCTGTTGTGTTCAAAGGCAGACATACAGAG AAACGTGACTGGGAAGTTGCTGTAAAGTGCATTAACAAGAAAAACCTTTCCAAATCACACTCTTTGCTTGGGAAAGAAATCAAAATATTAAAG GAACTCAGACATGAGAATATTGTCAGACTACTCGACTATCAG GAGATGGGAGGATGTATTTATCTCATAATGGAG TACTGCAATGGAGGTGACCTGGCAGAGTATCTTCAAA CCAAAGGAGCACTTAGTGAGGATACGATCCGGGCATTCCTGCAGCAGATTGCACAGGCCATGAAAGTCCTGCAGAGCAAAGGCATCCTGCACAGAGACCTCAAACCCCAGAACATCTTACTCTGTCATCCAGAGGGGCGCAAGTCCTGCTCTATAAATACCAGCATTAAGATCG CTGATTTTGGGTTTGCACGGCACCTCCAGATAAACACTATGGCTGCTACACTGTGTGGCTCTCCCATGTATATG GCTCCTGAAGTCATCATGTCTCAGAACTATGATGCCAAGGCCGATCTGTGGAGCATAGGCACTATCGTATACCAATGTCTGACTGGAAAAGCCCCTTTTCAT GCCAGTTCACCACAAGAGCTCCGCCTGTTCTATGAAAGCAACGAAACTCTGTTACCCAG AATCCCAAAGGAGACTTCAGCTAACCTAAGACACCTGCTCATGGGCCTTCTGCAGAGAAACCATAAAGAGCGTATGAGTTTTG ACGAGTTCTTCCACCATCCTTTCTTGGAGTCAAGTTCGTCAACAAAAAAAT GTTCACCTTCTCCTGTAATCTACACCAACTCAGGCTCAAGCAGCTCAtccagcagctcctccacatctcAGCTCGCCTTGCCACAA CATTCCGATGGAGAGCTGCACCAGCTTCAGCCCAAAGAGCTGCGCTTGCCGAAACAGAACCCCACTGGCTTGCAGGACGAAGCAAAAGCCAATCAAGGCAGTAAAAGCTCGCCATCGTGTGTTGAAGATtacgtcatgctgcctgctgaGCTTTCCAGTATGACAT gtgagGTGGAAGATGGGTCACCCACTGAAATCTGCTTAAACAACAAAGG GAGGTCTCAGCTGACCAGGAGAGGTTCTGGATCCTTAAGAAGGATACCACTATCTCCTTCCCTCCTGCACTCTCCCCCTAAGCCTCTTGG CAATCCAGTTACATTAAATGGCCGCAACTGCAGCCCTTCGGTACCCATTCCTGTCCCAACTCAGATTCACAACTACCACCGTATGGCGCAGAACCTGCAACCAGTCAAAGTAGCCCCCCTGCAGTGTGGGTGGCGTAGAGCTTCATGTCCAGGTGTCGTTTCTAACTTTCCAAAACTGGCAAAAGGAGGAGCGCAACTAGAACAGTCCTCCCCACCAG CTGGAATGACCCCAAAGACCTCTGAGCAGACTTTCCCGCTCAGCACAAAAACTGGACTGCTGACTGGTTCTCCGGATGCAAAGGTCACTGCAAGTCAAAAG caacCCAAAAGGCCGAACCGAACCAGGACAGTGCCAAGCCCACAATGTCTCGATCAATCTCCTGGTTTCCACAACAACATCAGTAGGAACCCAGCCAATAAAAAGGGTCCCTTTAAAAG ATCCCTCAGCACTGGCAGACTTTCTGACATGCTGCTGAAAGCAGCATTTGGAGCTAATCTGCTTGAAGAAGGATGTGATCAGGGCTTCAACTGGGAGAACAGCAATGATACAACag CTCCATCTACTGGATGTTATAAAGTGTTTCAGTTCTCAGACAGCCCGCCTCCCGCGGTTTTTGCCATGGGTTCTCCATCGCAGGGAAACAGTCCTCCTGATGCTTTGGTTTCCAGAATGCTCTCAT GCTCTCCCAACTACTTTAACTCTGGATGGATACTGAACGCTTGTCCTCTCCAGCAAGGAAGCCGAAGAAACAGTGAAACTGAAGCCATGGATGCCATCCCACAAAGCAGTCTGATTTTCCACCCTCCAGAGCTCCCTGAAGATACCCTGATGGAG GCTCATACAGACGCTCTGAGTGACTTACGTTTCACTTTGGCTTTTGTCACCTGTGTTATGGAGTTGGCTTCCTCAAAAGGCCCGGCGATGGATGACTTCTGCAGTTCTGATATTTCCTTTTTAGAGCAGAGCTTTGTGACAGATCAGATCAGCGTTCTGAGTAAAGAGTGGAG CTATGCAGAGCAGTTAGTGTTGTACATGAAAGCTGAAGAGTTTCTGTCCTCTGCACTGCATACTGCGaaggaaaacataaaactaGGCCAACTCCAGACCTCTTCATCGGTGAAACAAG TGATCAGGAAGCTCAACAACTTGTACAAGAACTGTGTAACCTATTGCCGCTCCTTAAACGATCGCCTTCAGACCTTCTTGCTTGACAAACAGAAACTCATGGACCACTTCAATAGCCTCACAGCAGAGAAGCTCATCTATGGCCACACTGTGCAAATG ATACAGTCTGCTGCTTTGGATGAGATGTTTCACTACAGTGCATCGTCAGTGCAGCGGTACAATAAAGCCCTTCTGCTGATGGAAGGTCTGTCCAGAATCCTCACAGAGCAAAAGGACATTGACAGTATTGAAAAAT gtaagaAGTGCATTGAGCGACGCCTTTCAGCTTTGCAGACATAA